GTGATTTTTAAAGGAACTTGTGGGAGTGGCGGGGTCAGAAACAGAGCGTCCTGAGAAGCGGCTCGCAAAGAAAACTTCCAGCTTGTTTGCTAACTAGCTAGGTTGTTAGCCACCAAACGCGCTAGTTCCTTAGCTTGACGCTAGTTAGTAGGGGAACGCCTAGTATCATAGGTGAACAGTGCGAAGTAATACATACCAGAAAGTAACTGTGTCCCGCTGTTTCTCTTGTTATCGTTAGTCAAGGTAGAAGTTATGGAAACTTTCTAGACCGTGTTTAGAAGTGAACGGCTGAAATAGTCGCCAAAGTTAAACCATGTCCCGTTACTTACCGACGGTGAGCTAATGTCGGAGGCGGTTAGCATGTCTGCTAACTGGAGGACAAGCTACATTAGTGCACAAAGTGATTTCACTGAGTCTCTAGTCggttattttacatgtttacCTCAAAGTACAAGAATCATATCGCTTATCAGTGATCATGTGAAGCCCAGATCAGCCTCTCAGAGCTTTGAGTGGTGTGATTAGATTTTACCCAGGTGCCCTGTGTTCTGTTGTCAGGTGCTGCAGCCCCAGTGGTCGTAGGCAGGATGCAGACCATTAAGTGTGTGGTTGTGGGTGACGGGGCAGTGGGCAAAACCTGTCTACTCATCTCTTACACCACCAATGCCTTTCCAGAAGAGTATATCCCTACAGTGTTCGACAACTACAGCGCTCAGATGAGCGTGGATGGCCGCACTGTCAGCCTCAATTTGTGGGACACAGCAGGCCAAGAGGAGTACGACCGCCTGCGCACTCTCTCCTACCCCCAGACCAACGTCTTCATCATCTGCTTCTCCATCGGCAGCCCATCCTCCCACGCCAACGTTAGGCATAAGTGGCACCCTGAGGTGTCTCACCACTGCCCTAATGTGCCCATCCTGCTTGTGGGCACCAAGAAGGACCTGAGGGCCGATGCAGAAACAGTGAAGAAGCTGAAGGAGCAGGGCCTGGCCCCCACCACCCAGCAGCAGGGTAACGCCCTCGCCAAGCAGATCGGGGCTGTTAAATACATGGAGtgctcagctctgcagcaggatgGAGTCAGGGAGGTGTTTGCCGACGCGGTGAGGGCAGTGTTGTACCCAGTTACGAAAAAGAACCCCAAGAAGTGCGTGCTGTTGTAATAAATGGTTCCCACGTTTGGACTGTGTCAAGAAATGATGGAGATCCACAGAGGAAAGGAAGGTTGAGGAACGAAGGGCATCATCTGGCTGCCTCCATGCCACTTCCAGCAGCTAGAATTTGCTTCAGCTCCTCTGTTACTGATCCTTACTCATCTCCTGGAGGATTTCTCTCCGTTGCCTTCATCACCAAAGTGACTATGCCAAAATGGGGGCAACAGACTGAATCTCCTctatttttcttacattttaactttttatatttacacttttttttccaattttacATCTGTTCTAGGTTTATAAATACTCTTGCTTTGCTTTATAAAATGCTGATAGTGGTTGTTGCAAGCCATAATAACAtccaaaccaaccaaccaagcTACCCTGTTTGACTGGAGAGAAGAGATCTGCCTTTGTTCAGGTGGAGAAATAATGACTACCTCATAGTCTCACCTAGGTTGCATCTCATGAGTCTCAAATGACGTCACCATTCAAATGCTTTGACTTGCCTATTTAGATGCAATAAACAGACAAGCAGAAGGTGAACACGTTTTTCATTTCAAGCAGCTTGATTCCAGAAAAGGTGTGATGACTCCTGGACAAATGCCAGTACCCCTTAACCAATATCCACATATTAGGGGTTAAACTCCTGAGCTGCAGTTCCCCTTGTGTTCAGTCTGGCATGTTAGAGCTGTCGGGCAGGCTGCCCCTCCAGCCTCTCGCACTGCTCTGTCACTGTCACGCATGATAGAGCCAGTAGGCCTCTGATGACAAACCGGACCATTAGAAGCAGCCGACCATTTTCCCCCCTTTAGTAATCGAGGAGCAGGTGTCATAAGGCCTCTGCCAAATTAAGCCACACCGCTACTGGATTTGTTGGGCTGGGCTGTAGTACAGCTCTCCTCTGCCTTTGTCTTAACTCTTAATGCTCACACAGAGTGCCATTAAAACATGCCTAAGAGTGACTTTTTGACAGGGTGGTGTCAAAGAGACTTTATTTTGTCTAATTATGTTTAATTCACTCtgtaaatgatttttttttcctcaaatgttTTTAACCTTTGAGTGTGGTAATGGCCAAAGtggaatatattttttgtaatagCCTATGTTTATTTGATCAGTAAGATTTTGTACTTAATACTCAGATATGATAAACCACAACTTCATCATTTTCAGTGATTGCCTGGTCAGCGGACTATTACCACTGCATAGTTGATTTAGTATAGCATATCATTCCAGAATATCTCTTAACTGGCTTATGCTAGGCTATATACTACTTTACCTTTATTGTCTTGATTAGGTGAATATCATTTCATCTTGGAATAATCAGTTTCATAGCTGCCTTGTTAACCATGTAACAGCAGTTAAGTTACAGTATGGAAGGAGCCTTTTATTTGGTCAGGTGCCTTAACTAAACCAAAGACCTTAGCAGTGCTCCGTAGTCATACCCAAAGGTGGTTATTACAGCGATAAGTGCCACAAgaccttttttaaatacaggTCCAACCAACTCTGTGTTTCATTTATGAAAAAATTCAGACACTCTCTGACTTAGTTCCTTCTTGCGGCACTCTCACACATTTGCTAAACTGACATCTTGCACAGCAAATCTTTGTGCATGTTTCTTTTTGAACAAAGCGCTCATGACCCACATCCCTTAGAAGATTGTGGTTTACATCCCTGCATGGCATGGTGCAACGAGGACAAGGCACAAGCACAACTTGCACATATGCTTAACAGGAGCTGTGTTGGTGCAACGCGCCTTGTCACATCTGAggctttttatacattttataaaatatttttttagtaaGGATTGGTTGCTCATTTGTGCTTACAGCTGCCAGTAATAAAAGCAGCCCTTTTAAataaatttattttcatttactcACTCGAGCTGGGTGTATTATAAGTCAACCTTAGATCGTGGCCTGTGTAAAGTCCAGAATAACCGAAGCGCAA
This window of the Paralichthys olivaceus isolate ysfri-2021 chromosome 9, ASM2471397v2, whole genome shotgun sequence genome carries:
- the rhogd gene encoding ras homolog gene family, member Gd; the encoded protein is MQTIKCVVVGDGAVGKTCLLISYTTNAFPEEYIPTVFDNYSAQMSVDGRTVSLNLWDTAGQEEYDRLRTLSYPQTNVFIICFSIGSPSSHANVRHKWHPEVSHHCPNVPILLVGTKKDLRADAETVKKLKEQGLAPTTQQQGNALAKQIGAVKYMECSALQQDGVREVFADAVRAVLYPVTKKNPKKCVLL